In a single window of the Blattabacterium cuenoti genome:
- the dnaK gene encoding molecular chaperone DnaK: MSKIIGIDLGTTNSCVAVMEINDPVVIPNSEGKRTTPSIVAFVEGGERKIGDPAKRQAVTNPQKTIFSIKRFMGRMYSEVTEELKHVPYKVIKGGNNTPRVDIEKRLYAPQEISAMILQKMKKTAEDYLGEEVTRAVITVPAYFNDAQRQATKEAGEIAGLKVERIINEPTAAALAYGLDKSNQNKKIVVYDLGGGTFDVSILELGDGVFEVLSTNGDTHLGGDDFDQVIINYLADEFKFKEGLDLRKDPMALQRLKEASEKAKIELSSSNQTEINLPYITATESGPKHLVLTLIRSKFEQLSEKLIQRSINPCSKALEDANLTTKDIDEVILVGGSTRIPKVQEEVEKFFGKKPSKGVNPDEVVAIGAAIQGGVLTGDVQNVLLLDVTPLSLGIETLGGVFTKLIESNTTIPTKKSETFSTASDNQSAVTIRVGQGERPMFNDNKEIGRFDLVDIPPAPRGIPQIEVTFDIDANGILHVSAKDKGTGKEQSIRIETSSGLNQEEIEKMKKEAKENAQKDDKIKKEIEKLNAADNQIFQSEKQLKDYGNKLSENNKKNIEDSLDKLKKAHSNKDFTSIDNYMKKLEEAWTNASQEIYTGDTNKNNPSNNKENEEKSSKGNENVQDVDYEEVK; the protein is encoded by the coding sequence ATGAGTAAAATTATAGGTATTGATTTAGGAACAACAAATTCTTGTGTTGCCGTTATGGAAATAAATGATCCTGTTGTTATTCCTAATTCAGAAGGAAAAAGAACAACTCCGTCTATAGTAGCTTTTGTAGAAGGAGGAGAAAGAAAAATAGGAGATCCTGCTAAAAGACAAGCAGTAACTAATCCGCAAAAAACTATTTTTTCTATCAAACGATTTATGGGAAGAATGTATTCAGAAGTAACTGAAGAATTGAAACATGTTCCTTATAAAGTTATAAAAGGAGGGAATAATACTCCTCGTGTTGATATAGAAAAAAGATTATACGCTCCCCAAGAAATATCTGCAATGATTTTACAAAAAATGAAAAAAACAGCTGAAGATTATCTGGGAGAAGAAGTGACTAGAGCTGTAATTACAGTTCCTGCTTATTTTAATGATGCACAAAGACAAGCAACTAAAGAAGCTGGAGAAATAGCTGGATTGAAAGTAGAGAGAATTATAAATGAACCTACCGCGGCTGCTTTAGCTTATGGTTTAGATAAAAGTAATCAAAACAAAAAAATAGTTGTGTATGATTTGGGAGGAGGAACTTTTGATGTTTCTATCCTGGAATTAGGAGATGGTGTTTTTGAGGTTCTATCCACTAATGGTGATACCCATTTAGGAGGGGATGATTTTGATCAAGTTATTATTAATTATTTAGCAGATGAATTTAAATTCAAAGAAGGATTAGATTTAAGAAAGGATCCTATGGCTTTACAACGTTTGAAAGAAGCGTCTGAAAAAGCTAAAATAGAACTATCTTCCTCAAATCAAACAGAAATAAATCTTCCTTATATTACAGCAACAGAATCAGGTCCAAAACATTTAGTTTTAACTCTAATTCGGTCAAAATTTGAACAATTGTCAGAAAAGTTGATACAACGTTCTATTAACCCTTGTTCTAAAGCATTGGAAGATGCAAATTTAACAACTAAAGATATAGATGAGGTAATTTTAGTAGGAGGCTCTACTCGTATACCAAAAGTGCAAGAAGAAGTGGAAAAATTTTTTGGAAAAAAACCATCTAAAGGAGTTAATCCAGATGAAGTCGTAGCTATTGGAGCAGCGATACAAGGCGGAGTATTAACAGGAGATGTACAAAATGTATTGTTATTAGATGTTACTCCTTTATCTTTAGGAATTGAAACTTTAGGAGGAGTTTTTACCAAACTTATTGAATCTAATACAACAATTCCTACTAAAAAATCAGAAACTTTTTCTACAGCATCTGATAATCAATCGGCTGTAACTATACGTGTAGGACAAGGGGAAAGGCCGATGTTCAATGATAATAAAGAAATAGGGAGGTTTGATTTAGTAGATATACCTCCAGCACCTAGAGGTATCCCACAAATAGAAGTAACTTTTGATATAGATGCTAATGGAATTCTTCATGTTTCTGCAAAAGATAAAGGAACAGGAAAAGAACAATCTATACGTATTGAAACCTCTTCAGGTTTAAATCAAGAAGAAATAGAAAAAATGAAAAAAGAAGCAAAAGAAAATGCTCAAAAAGATGATAAAATAAAAAAAGAAATTGAAAAATTAAATGCTGCAGATAATCAGATTTTCCAATCTGAAAAGCAATTGAAAGATTACGGAAATAAATTGTCTGAAAATAATAAAAAAAATATAGAAGATTCTTTAGATAAATTAAAAAAAGCTCATTCTAACAAAGACTTCACTTCTATTGATAATTATATGAAAAAATTGGAAGAAGCTTGGACTAATGCTTCTCAAGAAATTTATACAGGGGATACAAACAAAAATAACCCATCAAATAATAAAGAAAATGAAGA